A window from Sus scrofa isolate TJ Tabasco breed Duroc chromosome 2, Sscrofa11.1, whole genome shotgun sequence encodes these proteins:
- the LGALS12 gene encoding galectin-12 isoform X2 encodes MVQLQGVVPLDARRFQVDFQCGCSLHPRPDIAIHFNPRFHTTKPHVICNTLQGGHWQAEARWPHLALQRGASFLILFLFGNEEMKVSVNGLHFLHYRYRLPLSRVDTLGIYGDILVTAVGFLNINPFVEGGSEYPVGHPFLLKSPRLEVPCSRALPRGLWPGQVIIVRGLVLPEPKDFTLRLRDEAAHVPVTLRASFADRTLAWVSRWGGKKLIPAPFLFYPQRFFEVLLLCQEGGLKLALNGQGLGATSLGPQALERLRELHISGSIQLYCVHY; translated from the exons ATGGTCCAGCTCCAGGGAGTGGTCCCTCTAGATGCGCGCAG GTTCCAGGTGGACTTCCAGTGCGGCTGCAGCCTACATCCCCGGCCAGATATTGCCATCCATTTCAACCCTCGCTTCCATACCACCAAGCCCCACGTCATCTGCAACACCCTTCAGGGCGGGCACTGGCAAGCCGAGGCCCGGTGGCCCCACCTGGCCCTGCAGAGAGGAGCCAGCTTCctcatcctctttctctttggaAATGAGGAGATGAAG GTGAGCGTGAATGGACTCCACTTTCTCCACTACCGCTACCGGCTCCCGCTGTCCCGTGTAGACACCCTGGGCATATACGGTGACATCTTGGTGACAGCCGTCGGGTTTCTGAACATCAAC CCGTTTGTGGAGGGCGGTAGCGAGTATCCGGTTGGACAC CCTTTCCTGCTGAAGAGCCCCAGGCTG GAGGTGCCCTGTTCGCGTGCCCTTCCCCGGGGTCTCTGGCCTGGACAGGTCATCATAGTGCGGGGACTGGTCTTGCCAGAGCCGAAGGA TTTCACGCTCCGTCTGCGGGACGAGGCCGCCCACGTTCCTGTGACGCTCAGGGCATCCTTCGCAGACCGAACTCTAGCCTGGGTCTCGCGCTGGGGCGGGAAGAAGCTGATCCCGGCCCCCTTCCTCTTCTACCCCCAGCGATTCTTCGAG GTGCTGCTCCTGTGCCAGGAGGGAGGGCTGAAGTTGGCACTCAACGGGCAAGGCCTGGGGGCCACCAGCCTGGGCCCACAGGCCCTGGAGCGGCTACGAGAGCTGCACATCAGTGGCAGCATCCAGCTCTACTGTGTCCACTACTGA
- the LGALS12 gene encoding galectin-12 isoform X1: protein MSPGEKLDPLPDTFILQPPVFHPVVPYVTTIFGGLRAGKMVQLQGVVPLDARRFQVDFQCGCSLHPRPDIAIHFNPRFHTTKPHVICNTLQGGHWQAEARWPHLALQRGASFLILFLFGNEEMKVSVNGLHFLHYRYRLPLSRVDTLGIYGDILVTAVGFLNINPFLLKSPRLEVPCSRALPRGLWPGQVIIVRGLVLPEPKDFTLRLRDEAAHVPVTLRASFADRTLAWVSRWGGKKLIPAPFLFYPQRFFEVLLLCQEGGLKLALNGQGLGATSLGPQALERLRELHISGSIQLYCVHY, encoded by the exons GTGGTTCCTTATGTCACGACGATTTTTGGTGGCCTGCGAGCAGGCAAGATGGTCCAGCTCCAGGGAGTGGTCCCTCTAGATGCGCGCAG GTTCCAGGTGGACTTCCAGTGCGGCTGCAGCCTACATCCCCGGCCAGATATTGCCATCCATTTCAACCCTCGCTTCCATACCACCAAGCCCCACGTCATCTGCAACACCCTTCAGGGCGGGCACTGGCAAGCCGAGGCCCGGTGGCCCCACCTGGCCCTGCAGAGAGGAGCCAGCTTCctcatcctctttctctttggaAATGAGGAGATGAAG GTGAGCGTGAATGGACTCCACTTTCTCCACTACCGCTACCGGCTCCCGCTGTCCCGTGTAGACACCCTGGGCATATACGGTGACATCTTGGTGACAGCCGTCGGGTTTCTGAACATCAAC CCTTTCCTGCTGAAGAGCCCCAGGCTG GAGGTGCCCTGTTCGCGTGCCCTTCCCCGGGGTCTCTGGCCTGGACAGGTCATCATAGTGCGGGGACTGGTCTTGCCAGAGCCGAAGGA TTTCACGCTCCGTCTGCGGGACGAGGCCGCCCACGTTCCTGTGACGCTCAGGGCATCCTTCGCAGACCGAACTCTAGCCTGGGTCTCGCGCTGGGGCGGGAAGAAGCTGATCCCGGCCCCCTTCCTCTTCTACCCCCAGCGATTCTTCGAG GTGCTGCTCCTGTGCCAGGAGGGAGGGCTGAAGTTGGCACTCAACGGGCAAGGCCTGGGGGCCACCAGCCTGGGCCCACAGGCCCTGGAGCGGCTACGAGAGCTGCACATCAGTGGCAGCATCCAGCTCTACTGTGTCCACTACTGA
- the LGALS12 gene encoding galectin-12, translating to MSPGEKLDPLPDTFILQPPVFHPVVPYVTTIFGGLRAGKMVQLQGVVPLDARRFQVDFQCGCSLHPRPDIAIHFNPRFHTTKPHVICNTLQGGHWQAEARWPHLALQRGASFLILFLFGNEEMKVSVNGLHFLHYRYRLPLSRVDTLGIYGDILVTAVGFLNINPFVEGGSEYPVGHPFLLKSPRLEVPCSRALPRGLWPGQVIIVRGLVLPEPKDFTLRLRDEAAHVPVTLRASFADRTLAWVSRWGGKKLIPAPFLFYPQRFFEVLLLCQEGGLKLALNGQGLGATSLGPQALERLRELHISGSIQLYCVHY from the exons GTGGTTCCTTATGTCACGACGATTTTTGGTGGCCTGCGAGCAGGCAAGATGGTCCAGCTCCAGGGAGTGGTCCCTCTAGATGCGCGCAG GTTCCAGGTGGACTTCCAGTGCGGCTGCAGCCTACATCCCCGGCCAGATATTGCCATCCATTTCAACCCTCGCTTCCATACCACCAAGCCCCACGTCATCTGCAACACCCTTCAGGGCGGGCACTGGCAAGCCGAGGCCCGGTGGCCCCACCTGGCCCTGCAGAGAGGAGCCAGCTTCctcatcctctttctctttggaAATGAGGAGATGAAG GTGAGCGTGAATGGACTCCACTTTCTCCACTACCGCTACCGGCTCCCGCTGTCCCGTGTAGACACCCTGGGCATATACGGTGACATCTTGGTGACAGCCGTCGGGTTTCTGAACATCAAC CCGTTTGTGGAGGGCGGTAGCGAGTATCCGGTTGGACAC CCTTTCCTGCTGAAGAGCCCCAGGCTG GAGGTGCCCTGTTCGCGTGCCCTTCCCCGGGGTCTCTGGCCTGGACAGGTCATCATAGTGCGGGGACTGGTCTTGCCAGAGCCGAAGGA TTTCACGCTCCGTCTGCGGGACGAGGCCGCCCACGTTCCTGTGACGCTCAGGGCATCCTTCGCAGACCGAACTCTAGCCTGGGTCTCGCGCTGGGGCGGGAAGAAGCTGATCCCGGCCCCCTTCCTCTTCTACCCCCAGCGATTCTTCGAG GTGCTGCTCCTGTGCCAGGAGGGAGGGCTGAAGTTGGCACTCAACGGGCAAGGCCTGGGGGCCACCAGCCTGGGCCCACAGGCCCTGGAGCGGCTACGAGAGCTGCACATCAGTGGCAGCATCCAGCTCTACTGTGTCCACTACTGA